In Thermus islandicus DSM 21543, a single genomic region encodes these proteins:
- the ttuB gene encoding sulfur carrier protein TtuB, producing the protein MRVILRLPERKEVEVRGDRPLREVLEELGLNPETVVAVRGEELLTPDERVGEGEVVEVLSAISGG; encoded by the coding sequence GTGAGGGTCATCCTGCGCCTGCCCGAACGGAAAGAGGTGGAGGTGAGGGGGGACAGGCCCCTCCGGGAGGTCTTGGAGGAGCTCGGCCTGAACCCCGAGACCGTGGTGGCGGTGCGGGGGGAGGAGCTCCTCACCCCGGACGAGCGGGTGGGGGAAGGGGAGGTCGTAGAGGTCCTCTCGGCCATCTCCGGAGGCTAG